ATTGGATAGGTACCGAGGCCGCAGGCTGCGTAGCACAGCCCGGCCGCACCGTCAATGCGGCACAACTCCTCAACCACAATGCACATCTCCATGATGCCGCCGCCCAGACCGCCATACTCCTCCGGAATATATACCCCCATCAACCCCAGCTCTCCCAGTTCCTTCATCAGTTCATGCGGAAACTCACCGGTTCGGTCCAATTCGGCGCGGACCGGCTTCATCTTCTCCCGGGCAAACTTTCTCGCCAAGTCGCGGATTTCCTTCTGCGTGTCGGTCAGAAAGTACTCCATCAAGCCTCCAGTTCAGCTTTCCTGTCTTCGGACGTGTCCAATTTCTCAGACGCAATCCTTTGCCTTATCTCGTGCGCGACCGGTACCAGGTAGCGCCGAAGTTCGGCTGCGGTCCGACGATAGGCTTCCAAGGGCTGCCCCAAAGGGTCAGCGATACCTTGTTCAGCCACCAGTCTCGTCTTAGACTCGGCCCCGGGCACAAGCTCCAGGACCCGGCGGCGATGATACTCCTCCATCACCAGCACCAAGTCAGCGTTCTGCACCAGCCCGGTGTCAATCAACTGGCTGCGGTGCAGGGTGAGGTCCACGCCCAGTTCACCCGCAGCTACAATTGCGTTGCTGGTCGCCGGCGAACCAACCGGTGCATCAGTGCCGGCCGAATAGATGAATACCCGTTCAGGGCCGAGCATCTGCGACAGCAACCCAGCCGCCATCGGACTACGGCAGCAGTTGCCGGTACAGACTACCAGCACCGAAAAGACGAGGCCTGCGCCAAGCTGGACCATCTCACCCAGTTCGCGCTCCAGCTCAAGTATTCCCAGGCGGCCGCGTCTGTCAACAACCGCTGGCCGAGTTCGGAAGTCCACGATTGCCGGCCCGGGGCCCGGCTTGGTATCCGACACTACGATGAGAACCGCATCCTTGCCCAGCTCAACCAACAGGTCTTGAGGACTCGGATCTTCATCCGGCACACCAACGCCGACCGGCTCATGAGCGCAAGCAAGAATACCTTTCGCCAACGCATCATTCGCCACTGCGATTCCCGGCCATGATCCGGTCTCACGTTCCTTGAACACCGCGGCGACAGGTCTAGCAAGGGCTCGCCCCAACCGAACTTGGCTGTCCGCTGTCTGCCACTCAACCGGAAGTAACGGCCAGGCCGCCCGCAGGTCAGAGACCAATCGAAATGCCCGGCCGAAATACCGAACGAGCAAACCTGAGTCATGACTTAGTACACACCAGCCATCAAGTACTGGCGCGACGACTGCGCCCTGCCTGAGTGCGGCGACAACTCTCCCTGCAGCCTCGTCTGTCCTTCTGGGACTAAACCGGTACTGCTCCACGAAAGCTCAGTAGCTGGCAGTCGGAGGCAGGTTGACAGAGCCTCGACTCGACTCGAGTCTGGCCAAGCCACGCCAGCCGATATCATTCCGGAATGTCATGCCGGCAAACTGTATCCTGCCAAGGGCCCTGTACGCCTCATCCCTCGCCGCGCGCAGACTTGGACCGATACCAGTGACACCCAGCACGCGCCCGCCGTTGGTGACCAGCTTGCCGCCTCGCCAGGCAGTCCCAGCATGAAACACAAGGGCGCGATCAGACCCTTCGAGGTCACCGGTTATCACAGCTCCCTTGGAGTACTTTCCCGGATACCCACTTGACGCTGCAACAACACACAGAGCCGAATCCTGCGACCAGTCAAGCTTCCGGTCGGCCATGTCACCCATCGCACACGCCGCAAGTATCTCGGCCAGGTCGCCACGCAGTAGCGGCAGCACCGCCTGCGTTTCCGGATCACCGAACCGGCAGTTGAACTCAAGCACCCACGGGCCCTTATCAGTGTTCATGATGCCGGCGTAAATCACCCCGCGATATTCGATGCCGTGCAACCGCAGTCCTTCCAACAGCGGTGCAAACACGCGCTCTTCCACCTCCCGGGCAACAGCCGGAGTCACGACCGGTGCTGGCGCATAGGCACCCATACCGCCGGTGTTCGGCCCCTGGTCACCGTCCAGGAGGGCCTTGTGGTCCTGGGACGGAACGAACATCTCCATCCGCTTACCATCACATAGCCCGATAACCGATGCCTCCTCACCCTCAAGGAAATCCTCGACCACGACCGTGCGGCCGGCCGGCCCGAGCTCAGCATCAACCATCATCATCCGCAGCGCAGCCTCGGCTTCCGCATGGGTCCGGCACACAACCGCACCCTTACCTGCGGCCAGACCAGAAGCTTTGACAACAAGTGGCAGTCGATGACCGGCTACATACCGCCGTGCCTGTTCGAAATCAGCAAAAACCTCGAACTCGGCAGTCGCAATTCCCTGCTCGCGCATCAACCATTTGGCAAAAGCTTTGTCGCCCTCAAGCCGGGCGCCGGCCCGCCGTGGCCCAAACAGGGCAAGGCCGTGACGAGCAAAGTCATCGGCAATCCCGGCCACGAGCGGTTGTTCGGGTCCGACAACAGTCAAGTCCACCCGCTCCCGCCTGGCAAAATCCAAGAGGCCGGATATGTCATCGGCCGCAATATCAACGCACTGGGCAAGTCGGCTGATACCCGCATTCCCCGGTGCGCAATAGACCGGAGAATGAAACTGTGCTAGCTTCCAGACAAGTGCGTGCTCCCGGCCACCAGCGCCGACAACGAGTATCTTCATCGTCGCACCAGCCGGCCGAGCCGGGCAGCGCGCAGTGCCTCAACCCAGCTTCCAAAATACCGCACTGCGGCCGCGTGCAATGTACGGTACTTCTGGCGAACTTCTATAGTTGTCCCAAGCCTCATACCCTGCCGGTACGCCCGGCGCATCTCGGAAACGACCTTCTTTTTTGACCACTCCTTCTGGCGCTTTATTCTGCTGTAGTCCAGACCGGCAGCAGTAATCGCCTGCCGCCAAGACCCAAAGTGTGCCATCGCTGCGCTGACTAAACCACCATGGGTCTTCTCTGCTGCGCTGATATTGATACGCTCACCTGCCTCGGCAAGCTCACGAATCTTTCCCACGATACTGGACCTGTCCCAGCTATTCTTCCGCCTTATGTGGCTGTAGTCCAGACCGGCAGCAGCGATTGCGTTTTCCCATGAACCAAGATACTTCCGAGCAGCGTATGCCAGGGCTGAAGCATGTCGGGCGATATAGCCTGAGTTCAAGTCACTGCCCTGTGCCGCGAGACGGCGTATTTCACGGACGACTTCATCTCTTGACCAGTGTCTGTAGGAGCGTGTCATCGCGTCCTCCCGCCGAAATCTAGCACGGCAATACCGGATGTCAACCGGAAAATTCCGATTCCGGGTCGGTTCAACTCTCCCATGCTACTCCGGGCGTGCTTGCACGCCGGCCCGCACTTGTGTATCATCCGGCTGTGAAACCACTGCTGCTTGAAATCGGCACCGAGGAGCTGCCTCCGTCGTTCATTGCACCGGCCGCGACCGAACTGGAGCGACAGTTTCGTGCCCTGCTCACAGAACACGATATAGCGGCCAGCGAATCAGAAGTGTTTTACACGCCCCGCCGGATTGCGGTCCGGTTTGCCGCTGTCGCAACCGAGCGGCCAGCGCGGACGGTTGAAGTCCAGGGTCCGCCCGCCAAGGTTGCGTTCGGCTCGGACGGCAGGCCAACGAAAACCGCGATAGGATTTGCTCGGTCTCAAGGCTGTACGGAAAAAGACCTTTTCACCAAGCCCACGCCCAAGGGTGAGTACGTCTTCGCCTGTCGGAAAGAACCGGCACTACCGACTATCGCCCTACTAGCTGACCGTCTGCCGGCAATCGTCGCCGGCCTGCCCTTTGCCCGGACGATGCGCTGGCGAGAAGACAAGACCCGGTTCGCCCGGCCAATCCGCTGGCTCGTTTGCCTTTTCGGAACTGAGGTTGTGCGGTTCGAGCTGGCTGGCGTCGCTACAGGCAACATGACTTACGGCCATCGCGGCACCACCGGCCCAGTCTGCATCCCGGCCGCGACCGACTACGAGCAGATTCTTGCCGAGCAATTCGTCCTCTGCCGGCCCCTGGCCCGCCGAAAAGCTGTGATTGATTCTATCGAGAAGCTCTGTGAAGAGTCCGGCGGCAGACCGGTACTCGACCCAGAACTCGTTGAAGAAACGGTAAACATTACCGAGTACCCAGTTCCGATTCTCTGCCGATTCGACCCGGCGTACCTTGAATTGCCAGCCGAAGTACTCATCACTGCGCTAAAGAAGCACCAACGCTGCTTCGCAGTGCGCGGTGCCGACGAAAAACTACTACCCCTTTTTGTCGCAGTTGCAGACACTCCGGGTTGCAACCAGACCTTGGTCGGCCGTTGGTACGAACACGCGGTCGAGTCCCGGCTGCGCGACGCCCGGTTCTACTTCGAACAGGACCTGGCCAAGGGACTTGAAGCCCTGGTCGAAGAAGAGAAAAGGGTCACCTGGATAGAGGGAATTGGTACTTACTTCGACAAAACACAACACTTGCGTGCGATCTGTCGTCACCTGGTTCAGACCGTCAGGGCTGCAGACGCGGCTGCGCTTGATCGCGCGGCACTCCTGGCCAAAGCCGACCTCCTGACCAGCATGGTCCGGGAGAAGGAATTCACCTCCCTGCAAGGCAGAATGGGCGGCATCTACGCACGGCTTGCCGGTGAGCCAGCTCTCGTTGCTGACGCCATCGCCGAACAATACCGGCCGGTTACGACCGATGACGCACTCCCTGCGACAATCGAAGGTGCGCTCCTCGGCATCGCCGACCGGATTATCAACATTGTCGGTACCTTCGCCACCGGTGAAATTCCAACCGGCTCTGAGGACCCGTTTGCACTGCGACGCCAGGCCGCGGGCCTGCTCGCCATCATCCTCCGGCATAATCTTGAAATCAATCTCAACCAGCTGATAAGCACCACGGTTGGCCTGTTCCCAACCGCCCGACCGGAGCTGTCAGCAAAACTGGAAGCATTCTTCCAGGAAAGACTTGAGGCCATGCTCGGCGATAAAGACGTCCCATATGACATTGCGGACGCCGTCCTAGGCGTCGCGATGGAACATCCAACAAGGGCGCTCGCTGCGGCAACTGCGCTCATCGAATTCCGCCGGCGGCCTGAGTTCGAGCGGCTCATAATCGGTCAGAAGCGTGTCGCAAACATTCTGAAAGACCAACAAGTCTCGGGCCAGCCCGACCCGGCAATATTTACCGAAGAAGCTGAGATACAACTCTGGAACCAGGCACGGATAATCGAGCCGCAGGTCACCCGTGCGATGGCGCAGTTCGACTTCGTGCTCGCACTCGAACTGCTTCTCAAACTCAGAGAGCCGATTGACCGGCTTTTCGACGAAGTGATGGTAATGGCCGAAGACGAAAAACTTCGTACCAACCGGTTGCGGCTCATGTTCTACATCCGCTCGCTGTTCCACAAAGTCGCTGACCTTTCACGAATCGTACTCGACGGCGACGCAAGATAATTGACTGCTCCTCTTCTTCTGCGTACGTTAGCGCTTGGGTTACTGGGCGTTTCCGCCTGCTCCTGCCCCAAGCCACGCGCCCAAGACCGGCAAACCCAGACTCCGGCTCGGCCCCTGGCAACGGCCACCCTCCGGATTCGTGACGCCGTGGCCAGGGTCGAGGTCGCGTCCAGCGAAGAAGACCGGATGACCGGACTCATGTTCCGTCGCTCGCTCGCGCCGGACTCCGGCATGCTATTCGTATTTGAAGACACCGCACCGCGTTCGTTCTGGATGAAGAACACCTGGATTCCGCTGAGCATCGCTTTCATTGACGAAAACCGGATAATAACTGATATCATGGAGATGACACCAGAGGACACTACAACCCGCTATGCGTCATCCCGGCCGGTGGTGTGGGCACTTGAAATGAACGCCGGCTGGTTCCAGTCGCACGGCATCCGTCCCGGCGACACCGTTCTCGGCCTGCCGTAAATTGACAATCCTCGTATTCTGAATATCCTACACCATCGTATCAATGTCCAGACTAAAGGTACTTTTCACCTTGGTGAGTTCAATGGGCCTCGCCGTCGCCGCGGATACGACCCCCGCAGGCACTGCGCCAGTCCAAACCAATGCAGTGGCGGTCTTCATCAGCCAGCGGATGTTCCTGGACGAGGCACTCCAAGTCGTGACGCGCCGCTTGGAGGCCAGAGGCTATCGGCCGGTTCTGGTTGCAAGAGACACCGGGCTGGCCATTGGAATGGACCAGACCGTGGTTCGTCCAGGCCTGATGCTTGGCGAATGCCGGTCTGAGAACTTCGCCGCTCTCATCATTATCAATGGATCAGGCATTGCGACCTATTGGCAAGACACCGTAATCCACGCCAAGTGCCGCGAGTTTGCAGCGGCTGGAAGAGTAATAGGAGGCATCGGCATCGCCACCATCTGTCTGGCCCGGGCCGGTGTACTCCGGGGACACAAGGCCACCATCCTGCCGGACCGTCATGCCGTCCGGGAGCTTCTCGTCGGTGGCGCGCGCTACTGGCCGAACCCGGTTGTTACCGACCGCAACATCGTCACGGCGGCCGACTCGCAGCACATCCGCAGATTCATGGACGTACTTGTACGCTTGCTTGATACAAGGAACCGCTCCAGGCAAGATACCGGACGTCTCACTTCCGGCGCCGGGCATTGGTAGCACTGATAGATGCGCGTCGTCGTTCAGCGGGTACTCAACGCACATGTCACGGTTGGTTCGGGTAAAGTTGCGTCCATTGGCCCTGGCCTGCTGATTCTCGCCGGGGTTGGCCGGAAAGACAATGAGGAAACATGTCGCCAGCTCGCCTCCAAGACCGCACGGCTGCGTATATTCGACGATGCCGAAGGGAAAATGAACCTTTCGCTGCTCGATGTTCGCGGCTCAGCACTAGTCGTGTCCCAGTTCACATTGTATGCCGACACCCGCAAAGGTCTGCGGCCCTCTTTCACCGATGCCTGCCCGCCCGAACGGGCCAGGGAGCTGTACGAGCGGTTTGCCGCCGAACTCAGCTACCTGGGCGTGCCGACCCAGACTGGACAGTTCGGTGCGCATATGTATGTCTCGCTGACAAACGACGGACCGGTGACAATCATCCTCGACAGCGATGAGAAACACCAGGAAAGCTGAAAGACGCGTGGCGGATTCAGACACTCGTTCGGCGAGCCGCTTGACGACAAGGTGACTATGATTAAAAGTATGACCGGTGTCGCCCGGGTAGAGACGCGGCTTGTACCATCGAACGGCCGAATCGCAGTGGATATTCGCTCGGTGAATCATAAGTTCTTCGAGCTGGTTTCCGCGCTGCCGCCTGCTCTGGCCGGACACGAAGGAGAAATCAGGGAGCTGGTCCGGTCCCGAATTCGCCGCGGCTACGTGCAGATACAGATTGACTTGGATGAATCGGCTGATACGCCTTCGCTTGCCGTGAATCACGGGCTTGCTCGAGACTACGTCAGGCTGGCCCGGGAACTACAGATGCAGTACCGGCTTCCAGGCACGCTTGACATCAACACCATTCTGTCCTTCCCCGGACTGATTGTTGCCAAGAAGTCAGAGCGCAGCCGCCGGCGGCTTTGGTACCAGTGCCGGAGGATAATCACCCAAGCCCTGAGTCAGCTCAACCGGATGAAGAGCATCGAAGGCGTCGCCTTGGTCCGGGACATGCGCCGCAGGGTGAGAAAAATCCAGGCCGCGGTGCGCCAGATCGAGGCGCGCGTGCCAAAAAGGCTGGCTGAACGCCGACAGAACTTTCTGAGTCAGTTGGAGACGCTCAAAGTGGAGGTGGACCCCAAACGGGTGCTGGAAGAGGTGGCGTACATTGCCGACAAAGTGGACATTCACGAGGAGTGTGTGCGTCTGAAAAGCCACTGCTCGATGTTCCTGCGTGCGCTCCGAGTTTCATCAACCTCGGGCAAGAAACTGGACTTCATCGCCCAGGAGATGCTGCGCGAGACTGACACAATGGCTGCGAAAGCCCGCGACGTGGTCGTATCACGTCGGGCTATCGAAATCAAAGGCGAAATCGAGAAACTCAAAGAGCAGGTGAGAAACGTTGAGTAACCGGGCTGCGAACGCTCCAAGGCACCGTCCGTTCCTTATCGTACTCTCCTCACCGTCCGGTGCCGGCAAGACGTCCATCTGCCGCGGAGTCCTCAAGCGTGACCGTAACATCGCCTACTCGGTCTCAGCGACCACAAGGCCGAAGCGCCGGGGTGAGGTTCACGGCCGCAGTTACTACTTCTACTCCGAACCGGAGCTCCGCCGCCGGATTGCGCGCGGCGAGCTGCTCGAACACGCCCGGGTCTATGACTACCTCTACGGAACACCTAGGGCCCATGTGCTGAAGTGCTTCCGACGCGGCAAAGACGTTATTGCCGACCTTGACATTCAGGGAATGCGTTCTTGCAAGCACGCACTGCCCGGGACCGTGGGAATTTTCGTCACCACGCCGGCAATCGAGGACTTAGCCCGGCGCCTGCGCAAACGGGGTACGGATTCAGCCGAAGTCATAAGGCGGCGTCAGGCCGAGATCAGAGCCGAGCTGGCGGCCGTGCCCGAATTCGACTATCTCGTCGTCAATGACCGACTCGAAAGTGCGGTCGAAGACGTCCTGGCCATCGTCCGGGCCGAGCGCCTGCGCACCGACCGTCTCAACAGGAATGGAATCGCAAGTAGCCGCCGAGCACACCGACCTCAGCGGCATCACCCATGAAGAACTCTCCACTGCCGCACATACTCTGCGCTCTGTGCAGTTTGCTGTTATCCACAAGAAAGGGAACTGAGAAAGGTAGCCTATGAAGAACCTGTCGTTGGAAGCTATTTGGCAGAAGTATCCGAACAAGTACCAGGCCTTGAACATCGCGGCCCTTGAGGCCCGTCGTGTCATTGAGGCGCTGCAAAAAGGTGAGACTCAGCTCAATCAGAACATCTACGACTATGCGCTTGGTCGCCTGGTCGCTGGTGAACTGAAGTATGAGAAACTGACCGAGGCTGAACTGGAAGCACTCACCCGTGAAGGATACGGTGAACCGGGTTTCGGCCGGACGCCCTGAAGCCCGACGTTCTACGCACTGCGCTCAATACCTAAGCTGGGCGTAAGGCAGGCAATCTTCGGCCTGACGCGTGATGGGTAAGGCGTATCGCGTCCTCCTTGGTGTCACCGGTGGCATCGCCGCCTACAAGTCAGCTGAACTAGTTCGGCTGTTCCGAAAGGCGGGGCACGATGTTCAAGTCGTGATGACCGCTCATGCCCGCCGGCTCGTCGGCCCCGAGACTTTCGCCGCGCTATCCGGCCGGCAAGTGGCGACCGAGCTTTTCCCAAGAAAACGGTCCGACCGGTCCGGTACACGCTCGCCCCTCGCCCATGTTGACCTTGCCTCCTGGGCTGACTTGGTGCTCGTAGCTCCGGCCACGGCAAACATCATTGGCAAGCTTGCCTCCGGCATTGCCGATGACCTTCTCTCGACCATGGTTCTTGCCGTGCCAGAATCGACACTTCGGAATGGCCGCGTCATTCTTGCCCCGGCAATGAACGCCAACATGTGGCTTCATCCATCGGTACAGGCCAACGTCGCTCGCCTTGCCAAGTTGGGATACGTCATCGCCGGCCCGGACCGTGGTCAGCTCGCCTGCGGCATGAGCGGCCCAGGCCGGATGATTGAACCGACAGCTATTTTCGACATTTGCCAAGCCGCCCTTTCCGAGGCTGGTTCGCTTCCCGACCTTACTGGTATTCGTGTACTCGTGACCGCGGGCCGAACCGAGGAGCCGCTTGACCCGGTACGCGTCATCACCAACCGGTCAACCGGCCAACTGGGCGTCGCTCTGTGCCGTCAGTTTACCCTCAGCCGAGCACAGGTACGTCTGATCGCCGGAGCGGTGTCAATACCGCTTCCGACAGACATCGAAACCGAGCAGGTTCGCACCACGGAAGAGATGCTCCGGGCGGTAATGGCACGTCTTTCTGACACCGATTTGCTCGTGATGTGCGCAGCACCGGCTGACTACCGACCGGCTCGGGTTCGGAGCAAGAAATTCCATGCTGCCAAACTCACGCTTGAACTCAGACGCACACCTGATATTCTAAGAACCGTGAGTGCGGCCAGACCCCGACCAGTGCTAGTTGGCTTCTCACTCGATCCCTCGACTGCCCGGGCTCAACAAAAGCTCGAAGAAAAGGGACTCGACCTTGTAGTCGTAAATGGCTACTCGACGCCTGGGTCCGACACGATAACGGCTCGGCTGGTCCCGCGTCAGAGCCGGACCATCGTTCTGCCGGCAATGACCAAAGAAGCCTTCGCCCGTCGGCTAGTGAAAGAAGTTGCCACGCTGCTCAGGCGCAGGAATCACTGATGCCAAGGGCAAGACGTACGGCTTCCGGTGCGACCCCGGAAATTCCGGCCAGAGCCGATGCAGGCAATGACCGGGAAATGAAGAACGAAGCCTCCCCGACGCCCCAACCTGCCCTCCGGACTTCCGGAGAGACTCCTGCACTCGGAGTGCAGCATGATTACGGGCGCACAGCGTCCGGAGCCCAGGAAACAAGTATCCGCCGACTACCCCAGGCGCTCGATGCTGAGGCCGCGGTGCTCGGTGCGTTGTTACTTGACCCCAATACCACTGCCCGGGTAATCGAAATCCTGGGACCGAGCCCGGAACACTTCTACCTCCAGGCCCACCGCAAGGTCTATGAGGCGGTCGTCCGCCTGTTCGACGCCAACACGCCGGCCGACATCGTGACCGTCACGGCCGAGCTCAAACGGATGCACGAGCTCGACAACATCGGCGGCCCCCCGTTTCTTTCAAGCCTGATGGAACCGGTTCTCACTACCGCCCACTGCGAGGAATACGCCCGGCTCGTACTCGAGAAATCGATCCAGCGCCAACTCATCCAGACGGCAACCGACATCGTCCAGACCGCATATGACGAAGGACAACGACCGGAAGAACTCCTCGATAAGGCCGAGCAGAGGATTTTCAACATCCGTCAGACCGGCACCCGCGCGGGCTTCGCCGAACTGAGAAAGTTGCTCGGTCCCGAGGTTGAGCGTCTCGAGAGAGCTGCTCTGGAAAAGCAGCTGGTTACTGGCGTCAAGACCGGGTTCCAAGACTTGGACAAGATGACATCGGGCCTCCAGCCCGGCGAACTCATAATTATTGCGGGCCGGCCCTCAATGGGCAAGACCGCGCTGGCGCTGAATATTGCGGTCAATGCCAGCCTTGAGTCGAAAATCGCCGTCGCCATCTTCAGTCTTGAGATGTCAACTGAAGTGCTGGTTCAACGTCTGATCTGCTCCGAGGCCGAAATCTCGATGCAGAATCTGCGCCGCGGCATGCTGTCCGGTAAGGACCGGACACGACTCGCCGCGGCAACCGGGCCACTGTCACAAGCGGAGATATACATTGACGATACGCCCGCGCTGACCGCGCTGGAGATCCGGGCCCGGGCACGACGAAAGGCCGCCGAAAAACACCTCGGACTTGTCATCATAGACTATCTCCAGTTGATGGAAGCTGGCGGTCCCCGCACCCGTGAACGCAACCGGCAGCAGGAAATCACCGAAATCTCCCGCGCGCTCAAGGCAATGGCCAAAGAGCTCGACACTCCGGTGATTGCCCTCTCCCAGCTCTCTCGGCTGCCCGAGCACCGCACCGACAAACGCCCTCAGCTCGCCGACCTGCGCGAATCCGGCTCAATTGAACAGGACGCTGATCTTGTCCTGCTCCTCTTCCGTGAAGAGTTCTATCGGCCGGAAGACGAGAGTGTCAGGGGCAAGGCTGAGGTTATCATTGCCAAGCAGCGCAATGGCCCCCTGGGCACGGTCATGCTCACCTTCCGCGGACACTGTATGCGGTTCGCGGACTCCATCCTGCCCGAAATCGAAGAACCGGTCGAAGAAGAAATACCTGAAGAATGAGCAATACCCGAAAGCCAGTAGCCCCGTCTCGAAAACTCCAGTCCTTGCCCGCATCGGTTCTGAACGAGGCTTCTGAGGTTTCTCCGGATTCCAGGTATCAGACGCCCGGCGTTGTCCCGTGAAGTCCACTGCATTTGTCTGCCAGAACTGCGGGTTCGAGACCGGCCGCTGGCTTGGCCGGTGTCCAAGCTGCGACCGCTGGAACACGCTCGTCGAAGAACAGCGAGAGAAGAGAACCGGTCGTACCCGCCGGCAGCCAACTGCCGGGAGCACGAGACCGGTGAGGCTTGCCGACGTCGCTTCGCAGGAAAAGCGCCGCCTGACAACCGGCATTGCTGAACTAGACCGCGTGCTCGGTGGCGGCCTTGTTTCTGGTTCTCTACTTCTAATCGGCGGCGAGCCTGGTATCGGCAAGTCCACGCTCACTCTGCAGGTATGCGACCGGCTGAGCCGAGATCACACTCCGGTGCTGTACGTCACGGGCGAGGAATCGGCCGAGCAGGTCAAGCTCCGGGCTGAGCGCCTATCGGTCGAACCGAAGAATATCACCCTGCTCTGCTCGGTTGAGATGGGAGAAATTATCGAGGCGGCCAACGAGGTACGGCCTGGCTTGCTCGTGGTAGATTCCATTCAGACTGTGTACAGCGCTGACCTGTCCAGCGCACCCGGCAGTGTATCTCAAGTTCGGGAGTGCACTGCCGAACTTCTGCGCCTGGCTAAGGCCCGCACCATCACCACCGTCCTCA
The candidate division WOR-3 bacterium DNA segment above includes these coding regions:
- the dnaB gene encoding replicative DNA helicase, which encodes MPRARRTASGATPEIPARADAGNDREMKNEASPTPQPALRTSGETPALGVQHDYGRTASGAQETSIRRLPQALDAEAAVLGALLLDPNTTARVIEILGPSPEHFYLQAHRKVYEAVVRLFDANTPADIVTVTAELKRMHELDNIGGPPFLSSLMEPVLTTAHCEEYARLVLEKSIQRQLIQTATDIVQTAYDEGQRPEELLDKAEQRIFNIRQTGTRAGFAELRKLLGPEVERLERAALEKQLVTGVKTGFQDLDKMTSGLQPGELIIIAGRPSMGKTALALNIAVNASLESKIAVAIFSLEMSTEVLVQRLICSEAEISMQNLRRGMLSGKDRTRLAAATGPLSQAEIYIDDTPALTALEIRARARRKAAEKHLGLVIIDYLQLMEAGGPRTRERNRQQEITEISRALKAMAKELDTPVIALSQLSRLPEHRTDKRPQLADLRESGSIEQDADLVLLLFREEFYRPEDESVRGKAEVIIAKQRNGPLGTVMLTFRGHCMRFADSILPEIEEPVEEEIPEE